A window of Papilio machaon chromosome 1, ilPapMach1.1, whole genome shotgun sequence contains these coding sequences:
- the LOC106718824 gene encoding uncharacterized protein LOC106718824, protein MSARAHATRASRALRLLLALAVVAHYARGDDITCARDGLYADYETGCREYVRCTSGAVQRRYACGPGRVFSEAAGACVPRRRYPCIRRECAPADTLAYATPGTACRHYYRCENGTAVDHTCPSGSWFDLDRQACSRGAGTCYEPLCAGLPDGDYPDSSHECRRKMVCRGAELRAVASWPGGTCVDPCPPPRSAAIPLPAGDADFCSDEVCSSLCQHAADGAYADRSTGCREYFVCEARRVIRRGVCETGLLFSNGGCEPVGRASCPPPARSQCFNRQDGRYRDWRDCMSWYDCRRERVVARGTCDSGLVFDGAKCVPPNTFSCEGPEESPSCEGMPSGTYQDLESNCTKYYHCEGSLRTVLKCPSGLIYDGARCSPAARYLCPSLDRDSCYGRADGRYRAGDTGCRGYYACLGGEKAVYACAVGFVFDGESCVPARRHLCPSEDYSCLGLSDGYHAEIETSCHRYFYCQGGDRLATLSCLGGKIFDGHACVEPSRHECGGQRTDIIENSDTKCEQGFFLQPGTECKSYYFCVLGSRTYLSCPAGQVFNGQLCVPKNQYTCPG, encoded by the exons ATGTCTGCGCGCGCGCACGCCACACGCGCCTCACGCGCGCTGCGCCTGCTCCTGGCCCTCGCAGTAGTAGCGCACTACGCTC GCGGAGATGACATAACGTGCGCCCGCGACGGGCTCTACGCCGACTACGAGACAGGATGCAGGGAGTACGTGAGATGCACTTCGGGCGCCGTGCAGCGACGATACGCATGCGGGCCGGGCCGGGTGTTCAGCGAGGCGGCGGGCGCGTGCGTGCCGCGCCGCCGGTACCCCTGCATCCGTCGCGAGTGCGCCCCCGCCGACACGCTGGCCTACGCCACCCCCGGCACCGCCTGCCGGCACTACTACCGTTGCGAGAACGGCACCGCTGTGGACCACACCTGCCCCTCGGGCTCGTGGTTCGATCTGGACCGGCAGGCATGCTCGCGTGGCGCCGGCACCTGCTACGAGCCGCTGTGCGCCGGCCTGCCGGATGGCGATTACCCAGACTCTTCGCATGAATGCAGGCGCAAGATGGTGTGCCGGGGCGCGGAGCTGCGAGCGGTCGCCTCGTGGCCCGGAGGTACCTGCGTTGACCCGTGTCCGCCACCGCGATCGGCCGCAATCCCACTGCCGGCAGGCGATGCGGACTTCTGCTCCGATGAGGTTTGCTCGTCCTTGTGCCAGCACGCGGCCGACGGCGCCTACGCGGACCGCTCGACGGGCTGTCGAGAATACTTCGTCTGCGAAGCGAGGAGAGTGATCAGACGTGGAGTCTGCGAAACGGGTCTGCTGTTTTCGAACGGCGGCTGCGAGCCCGTGGGACGCGCCTCCTGTCCACCGCCAGCGCGAAGCCAGTGTTTTAACCGGCAGGACGGAAGGTACCGGGACTGGCGCGACTGTATGTCCTGGTACGACTGCAGGCGAGAGAGAGTCGTGGCGCGCGGGACTTGCGATTCAGGGTTAGTGTTCGACGGTGCGAAATGTGTTCCGCCGAACACGTTCTCGTGCGAGGGGCCAGAGGAGTCGCCCTCGTGCGAGGGTATGCCAAGTGGGACCTACCAGGATCTCGAGTCGAATTGCACGAAATACTACCACTGCGAGGGTTCCCTGCGGACGGTGCTGAAGTGCCCGAGCGGGCTGATCTACGACGGCGCGCGGTGCTCGCCGGCGGCGCGCTACCTGTGCCCGAGCCTGGACCGGGACTCCTGCTACGGGCGCGCAGACGGGCGATACCGCGCGGGCGACACGGGCTGCCGCGGCTACTACGCATGCCTGGGCGGGGAGAAGGCGGTGTACGCGTGTGCAGTGGGCTTCGTGTTCGACGGAGAGAGCTGCGTGCCCGCGCGCCGCCACCTCTGCCCCAGCGAGGACTACTCCTGCCTCGGTCTCTCCGACGGCTATCACGCCGAGAtcgaaactagctgtcacag atatTTCTACTGTCAAGGGGGTGACCGATTGGCGACTCTGTCATGTCTCGGAGGCAAAATCTTCGACGGTCATGCTTGCGTTGAACCCTCGCGTCACGAGTGCGGGGGCCAAAGGACGGACATTATCGAAAATAGTGACACAAAATGCGAACAAGGCTTCTTCCTTCAACCGGGCACCGAGTGCAAAAGTTACTATTTCTGTGTGTTGGGCTCTAGGACTTACCTTAGTTGCCCCGCAGGCCAAGTGTTTAATGGACAATTGTGCGTACCCAAAAATCAGTATACATGCCCGGGCTGA